A stretch of the Gemmatimonadota bacterium genome encodes the following:
- a CDS encoding isochorismatase family protein has protein sequence MADNRLDLKLRRQELVRDDGFAVWKTITKATRWEPERTALVLCDIWDSHWCRGAVERLNALTPQMNEVAAACRSRGVLIVHAPSDTLDFYRDTSARKRAESVPPVDTPPDLDLPDPPLPVDASDEGADTGETKTFSAWSRQHPDIVIDQERDLMSDNGGQIYACFQHYGIRNMLMMGVHTNMCILHRTFGIKQMARWGVPVALVRDLTDTMYNPAMPPYVSHEEGTRLVVSFIEKHWCPSVHSSDLLP, from the coding sequence ATGGCAGATAACCGGCTTGACCTGAAACTGCGCCGCCAGGAACTGGTGCGTGACGACGGCTTTGCCGTGTGGAAAACGATCACGAAGGCGACCCGCTGGGAACCGGAGCGTACCGCGCTGGTACTTTGCGACATATGGGATTCTCACTGGTGCCGCGGCGCGGTGGAGCGATTGAACGCGCTGACCCCGCAAATGAACGAAGTCGCGGCAGCCTGCCGGTCCCGCGGAGTCCTGATCGTTCACGCTCCGTCCGATACGCTGGATTTCTACAGGGATACGTCCGCGCGGAAAAGAGCCGAGTCCGTGCCGCCCGTGGATACACCGCCGGATCTCGATCTCCCGGATCCCCCGCTCCCCGTCGATGCGTCCGACGAAGGTGCGGATACGGGCGAAACGAAGACTTTCAGTGCCTGGTCCCGGCAGCATCCGGACATCGTCATCGACCAGGAAAGAGACCTCATGTCCGACAACGGCGGACAGATCTACGCCTGTTTCCAGCATTACGGAATCCGCAACATGCTGATGATGGGCGTGCATACCAACATGTGCATCCTGCACCGGACCTTCGGCATAAAGCAGATGGCCCGGTGGGGCGTTCCCGTGGCGCTGGTCCGCGATCTCACCGACACCATGTACAATCCCGCGATGCCGCCCTACGTCAGCCATGAAGAAGGCACGCGCCTGGTGGTCTCCTTTATCGAGAAGCACTGGTGTCCTTCGGTTCACAGCTCGGACCTCCTGCCGTGA
- a CDS encoding carbohydrate kinase family protein — protein sequence MKRELEVLSVGDGNLDVWMRVPRHPDRRAGGVRETGVVGEACHVGPGGAAANVALGVARLGGRAAFVGAVGDDAPGAQFADRMRAEGVDLSHLHVMPGQATSLACMFETPNGEYEFYVCPGPRTIPAHCLPHDFVRSARILYLTGHVLTEDESTSRNMLDAMAAAREGGGTVAFDPGKYWLNPALESRVHEALKLTDIIIPNEPEAEQLTGRKPPHDAAAVLLETGIAVVALTMGKRGCLVASKDSMVEQPAFHASDGSTVGAGDAFASGLLYSYLADRTLEEMAAFANAAAAIKIGTPGAAEGLPAADVVWAFLNKNG from the coding sequence ATGAAGCGCGAGCTGGAGGTGCTGTCCGTGGGGGACGGTAACCTTGACGTCTGGATGCGGGTACCGCGCCATCCGGACCGGCGCGCCGGAGGCGTAAGGGAAACCGGCGTCGTCGGTGAGGCCTGCCATGTCGGTCCGGGAGGCGCGGCGGCCAACGTCGCCCTGGGCGTTGCCCGGCTCGGCGGTCGCGCGGCCTTTGTCGGCGCGGTAGGCGACGACGCGCCCGGCGCTCAGTTCGCGGATCGCATGCGGGCGGAGGGGGTAGATCTGTCCCATCTCCACGTCATGCCGGGACAGGCGACCTCCCTGGCCTGCATGTTCGAGACGCCGAACGGCGAGTACGAGTTCTACGTGTGCCCCGGTCCCAGGACCATACCCGCCCACTGCCTGCCGCACGATTTCGTTCGGTCGGCGCGCATCCTCTACCTTACCGGGCATGTACTGACCGAGGACGAATCGACCAGCCGGAACATGCTCGACGCGATGGCGGCCGCGCGGGAGGGCGGCGGGACGGTAGCCTTTGATCCGGGCAAATACTGGCTGAATCCAGCACTGGAATCACGTGTGCACGAGGCCTTGAAGCTCACTGATATCATCATTCCGAACGAGCCGGAAGCGGAACAGCTCACCGGCCGGAAACCGCCTCACGACGCCGCGGCGGTTCTGCTCGAGACGGGTATAGCGGTTGTGGCGCTTACCATGGGCAAACGCGGCTGTCTGGTGGCCTCCAAAGACAGCATGGTTGAACAGCCAGCCTTCCACGCCAGCGACGGGTCCACAGTGGGTGCGGGGGACGCTTTCGCCAGCGGACTGCTGTACAGTTACCTTGCGGACAGGACTCTGGAGGAAATGGCGGCATTCGCGAATGCCGCGGCGGCCATCAAAATCGGTACGCCCGGCGCGGCGGAAGGACTGCCTGCCGCGGATGTCGTATGGGCGTTTCTGAATAAAAACGGTTAG
- the gcvT gene encoding glycine cleavage system aminomethyltransferase GcvT yields MSDLRRTALYERHQELGARLVPFSGWEMPVQYKGILAEHHAVRADAGLFDVSHMGRVEIHGPDAVAFVNHVTVNDVERLKPFRSQYTLACRENGGIIDDFLVYRMPDRLLIIPNAGNSEKDLEWFRRSASAFDVEIRDLSDETMLVALQGPASEAILNPLAETELDTLRFQGFVETRISDIDARVFRTGYTGEDGFEIWYPAKRAVDLWNLLLESGASRGLAPCGLGARDTLRLEAGLALYDHEIDESINPIEAGLGWTVKLKKPGFIGREALLRVRREGVKRKLVGLRLLERGIPRQGYEILHDGVPVGQVVSGAISPTLGHGIGTGFVPVDLAEPGREAAIGIRGRHIAAEVVKLPFYTGSRK; encoded by the coding sequence ATGTCGGATCTGCGAAGAACCGCGCTATACGAACGCCACCAGGAGCTGGGCGCCAGGCTGGTACCCTTCAGCGGCTGGGAGATGCCGGTTCAGTACAAGGGTATTCTGGCCGAACATCACGCGGTACGCGCGGACGCCGGCCTGTTCGATGTTTCCCACATGGGGCGGGTGGAGATTCACGGACCGGACGCCGTGGCCTTCGTGAATCATGTCACGGTCAACGATGTCGAACGGCTGAAGCCTTTCCGTTCCCAGTATACGCTGGCATGCAGAGAAAACGGCGGTATCATCGATGATTTCCTGGTTTACCGCATGCCGGACCGGTTGCTGATCATTCCCAACGCGGGTAACAGCGAAAAGGACCTGGAATGGTTTCGGAGATCCGCCTCCGCCTTCGACGTCGAGATCCGGGACCTGAGCGACGAGACCATGCTCGTCGCCCTGCAGGGCCCCGCCAGCGAGGCGATCCTGAACCCCCTGGCGGAAACCGAACTGGATACGCTCAGATTCCAGGGTTTCGTTGAAACGCGTATCAGCGACATTGACGCCAGGGTGTTTCGTACGGGATACACGGGAGAGGACGGCTTCGAAATCTGGTATCCTGCGAAGCGGGCGGTCGACTTGTGGAACCTCCTGCTTGAATCCGGCGCTTCACGGGGTCTGGCGCCGTGCGGCCTGGGGGCGAGGGATACCCTTCGGCTGGAGGCCGGACTCGCGCTGTACGATCACGAGATCGACGAATCGATCAATCCCATCGAAGCCGGTCTGGGATGGACGGTCAAGCTGAAGAAACCAGGGTTCATCGGCCGGGAAGCCCTCCTGAGGGTCCGGCGCGAAGGCGTGAAGCGGAAGCTGGTCGGACTGAGATTACTGGAACGGGGAATTCCCAGGCAGGGCTATGAAATCCTCCACGATGGGGTCCCCGTCGGCCAGGTCGTAAGCGGAGCGATCTCACCCACGCTGGGTCACGGGATCGGGACGGGATTCGTCCCCGTAGATCTGGCGGAACCCGGCAGGGAGGCGGCGATAGGAATAAGAGGCAGGCACATCGCCGCCGAAGTGGTGAAACTGCCCTTTTATACCGGCAGCAGAAAGTAG
- a CDS encoding lamin tail domain-containing protein, which yields MIRKRHMAIAGLCLYIAGKAAGAEIVITEVLSDPVSESKGEFVELYNAGDVPIDLDGWSLGDTRDINDTIADFTGPYDVGLSGTVLGPGAYALVVDPDYEGGYGGRIVAGGDPASLLMLTIKGDRTLGNGLGNSADLVFIKKDDITIDRFEWTESAGGNGISWERRRFDLAVDASNLSPSMHPDGSTPGFRNSAASEPPAVPEPEGPEEPTEPEEPAEPQEPAQPDEPEPEEPEEPAGTEEPVAPEEPEGPAEPDEPSEPGEPEEPQEPTQPVESEEPRTIDQAGKEVFINEIMFNPGPDQSEWIELYNGGSNEIDLAGWSLRLDHVERSRLISTGGVSIEGQGYLVIAHDIGLFRKTHPAFDGSVVEAMGGWERLRNSGARVLLMDASGSIIRDVAYDGESNPDPGRSLELVNPNFDPQVWGPSAAAPGGTPGQRNSLYATRIPDGVSLHVSNNPFSPDGDNHEDICLVTVDLPASHGILHAMVFDISGRFLKTLIDQTTVASRHVFTWDGTDQHGRRLPVGPYILYVEQMLPTLNRLTASRHLVVIASSP from the coding sequence ATGATACGAAAACGTCATATGGCTATCGCGGGTCTATGCCTTTACATCGCGGGAAAAGCCGCGGGGGCGGAAATCGTCATAACCGAGGTCTTGTCCGACCCGGTCTCGGAATCCAAAGGTGAATTCGTGGAATTGTACAACGCAGGGGACGTTCCGATAGACCTCGACGGCTGGTCGCTCGGTGACACCAGGGACATAAACGACACGATTGCGGATTTTACGGGTCCATACGATGTCGGGCTTTCAGGTACTGTCCTGGGACCCGGCGCATACGCGCTCGTCGTAGATCCCGATTATGAGGGAGGATACGGCGGCCGGATCGTTGCGGGCGGCGATCCCGCGAGTCTTCTGATGCTGACGATAAAGGGAGACCGCACACTGGGCAACGGTCTCGGAAACAGTGCGGATCTGGTCTTCATCAAGAAAGACGATATTACGATCGACCGGTTTGAATGGACCGAGTCAGCAGGCGGAAACGGCATCTCCTGGGAGCGAAGACGATTCGACCTGGCCGTGGATGCATCCAATCTCTCCCCGTCTATGCATCCGGACGGATCGACCCCCGGGTTCAGGAACAGCGCGGCGAGCGAACCCCCCGCAGTACCGGAGCCGGAGGGACCCGAGGAGCCGACTGAACCCGAAGAACCGGCAGAACCGCAGGAGCCGGCACAGCCGGACGAACCGGAGCCGGAGGAGCCCGAGGAGCCGGCCGGAACTGAAGAACCCGTAGCGCCCGAGGAGCCGGAAGGACCTGCTGAACCCGATGAACCGTCAGAACCCGGCGAGCCCGAAGAACCGCAGGAACCGACGCAGCCGGTCGAATCCGAAGAACCGCGAACCATCGACCAAGCGGGGAAAGAAGTGTTTATAAACGAAATCATGTTTAATCCCGGCCCCGACCAGTCAGAATGGATCGAGCTGTACAACGGCGGGAGCAACGAAATCGATCTTGCCGGATGGTCTCTGCGACTGGATCACGTGGAGCGGTCGCGGCTCATTTCCACGGGTGGTGTCTCGATCGAAGGCCAGGGCTACCTCGTCATTGCCCATGACATCGGCCTGTTCCGGAAAACCCATCCCGCGTTCGACGGCAGTGTGGTGGAAGCCATGGGCGGCTGGGAAAGACTCCGCAACAGCGGCGCAAGGGTCCTGCTTATGGATGCCAGCGGAAGTATAATCCGCGACGTGGCGTACGACGGGGAGTCGAATCCCGATCCGGGCCGTTCACTGGAACTGGTGAACCCGAACTTCGATCCGCAGGTCTGGGGACCTTCCGCCGCTGCCCCGGGCGGTACCCCGGGACAAAGGAACTCACTGTACGCAACCCGTATCCCGGATGGCGTTTCTCTGCACGTGAGCAACAATCCATTCTCCCCGGATGGCGACAACCATGAAGACATTTGTCTCGTGACAGTCGATCTGCCGGCATCCCACGGGATTCTCCACGCGATGGTTTTCGATATCAGCGGACGTTTTCTCAAGACCCTCATCGATCAGACAACCGTGGCCAGCCGTCACGTCTTCACCTGGGACGGAACGGATCAACATGGGCGAAGACTGCCCGTTGGTCCGTACATTCTATACGTCGAACAGATGCTGCCGACGCTCAACAGGCTGACGGCGTCCAGACACCTGGTGGTCATCGCATCCTCGCCGTGA
- a CDS encoding ribose-phosphate pyrophosphokinase, with protein MNNIVVFSGSSHPALSEEVCHYLNVPLKASTLTRFSNDCLQVQLNANCREGDVYIIQPLGPPVQENLVELLLMLDAARGASAARATAVLPYYSYSRSDKKDAPRISIAGRLVADLLGTAGANRILTLQMHQPQVHGFFSIPVDHLNAIKVLAQHFQQRDLSNTVVVSPDLGNAKNAAHFARQLMLPVAAGNKRRISDEKVVIDMIVGDVSGKNAIIMDDEVATGGSIIELIERLKERDVQRVSVACTHGIFSGRAVERFKNCSRIDEIVTTNTVPIGEEKRLPNMVILSVASLLAETIRRIHNGESVSSLFADTM; from the coding sequence ATGAACAATATCGTGGTCTTCAGCGGCTCTTCCCATCCCGCTCTGTCGGAAGAGGTATGCCACTATCTGAACGTACCGCTGAAAGCCAGTACCCTGACACGATTCAGCAATGATTGTCTCCAGGTCCAGTTGAACGCGAACTGCCGGGAAGGGGATGTTTACATTATCCAACCCCTGGGACCGCCCGTGCAGGAAAACCTGGTGGAACTGCTGTTGATGCTGGACGCCGCGCGCGGGGCATCGGCGGCACGCGCCACCGCCGTGCTTCCCTATTATTCCTACTCGCGATCCGACAAAAAGGATGCTCCCCGCATATCCATCGCGGGACGCCTGGTAGCCGACCTGCTGGGAACAGCCGGAGCCAATCGCATTCTCACACTGCAAATGCATCAACCGCAGGTTCACGGTTTTTTCAGTATCCCGGTGGACCATTTGAACGCGATCAAGGTCCTGGCGCAACACTTCCAGCAGCGCGACCTGAGCAACACCGTCGTCGTATCGCCCGACTTGGGCAATGCAAAGAACGCCGCCCATTTCGCGCGGCAACTGATGTTGCCGGTGGCGGCGGGCAACAAGCGCCGCATTTCGGACGAAAAGGTCGTAATCGACATGATCGTGGGCGACGTTTCCGGCAAGAACGCGATCATCATGGACGATGAGGTCGCGACAGGCGGCAGCATCATCGAACTGATCGAACGATTGAAGGAGCGGGACGTACAAAGGGTGTCTGTCGCCTGTACGCACGGCATATTCAGCGGAAGGGCTGTTGAGCGGTTTAAAAACTGTTCCCGTATCGACGAGATCGTCACGACCAACACGGTACCCATAGGCGAAGAAAAACGTCTTCCTAATATGGTGATTCTTTCGGTCGCCTCGTTGCTGGCCGAGACGATTCGCAGGATCCACAACGGTGAATCGGTGAGCAGCCTGTTTGCCGACACGATGTAG
- a CDS encoding TRAP transporter substrate-binding protein: MDKIKRREFLKTASTAGLAGGAALMAGCGSGQESGGPAIRTDKTYEWKMVTTWTPNLPILQESARLLAEWVEEMSEGRMKITVYAGGELIPALEGFEAVSQGVAEMGHGAAYYWAGKAPATQFFSSVPFGMNAQQVTAWLYSGGGLRLWEDIYAPFNLVPMPAGNTGFQMGGWFRQEINTADDLQGLKMRIPGLGGDVIKRAGGSAILSPVGEIYTNLERGVIDATEWIGPYHDYLMGFYRAAQYYYYPGWHEPGTVTELMVNKSAFEELPQYLQTVIRTAAARSTHWVLSEFDARNNEYLQKLINEEGVQLRRFPDTVLRTLKGYADEVITQLIDTDEDSRKVYESFIAFRKTVSGWTDLGEKIYYSGAMG, translated from the coding sequence ATGGATAAGATCAAGCGAAGGGAGTTTCTGAAGACGGCATCTACGGCCGGACTGGCCGGAGGAGCCGCGCTGATGGCTGGATGCGGGTCGGGACAGGAAAGCGGCGGTCCCGCCATCCGCACGGACAAGACCTATGAATGGAAGATGGTCACGACGTGGACGCCGAACCTGCCTATTCTACAGGAGAGCGCGCGGCTTCTGGCCGAATGGGTGGAGGAAATGTCCGAGGGGAGGATGAAGATCACGGTGTACGCGGGCGGTGAGCTGATCCCAGCTCTCGAGGGATTCGAAGCGGTGAGCCAGGGCGTGGCGGAAATGGGACACGGCGCCGCGTACTACTGGGCAGGCAAGGCACCTGCCACGCAGTTCTTTTCGTCGGTACCCTTCGGAATGAACGCGCAGCAGGTCACAGCCTGGCTCTACAGCGGAGGCGGCTTGCGGTTGTGGGAGGATATCTACGCCCCCTTCAATCTGGTCCCCATGCCCGCGGGCAATACCGGATTCCAGATGGGGGGATGGTTCCGGCAGGAGATCAACACCGCCGACGACCTGCAGGGACTGAAAATGCGCATACCCGGCCTGGGGGGAGACGTGATCAAGCGGGCGGGCGGTTCGGCCATTCTGTCTCCCGTTGGAGAGATCTACACCAACCTGGAACGCGGCGTCATCGACGCTACCGAGTGGATCGGTCCTTACCACGATTACCTCATGGGATTCTACCGGGCGGCTCAGTATTACTACTACCCGGGCTGGCATGAGCCGGGAACCGTGACGGAACTTATGGTCAACAAGAGCGCCTTCGAGGAACTGCCGCAGTACCTGCAGACGGTGATTCGGACCGCGGCGGCCCGATCGACCCATTGGGTGCTGTCCGAGTTCGACGCCAGGAACAATGAATACCTGCAGAAACTGATAAACGAAGAAGGGGTACAGCTTCGCCGGTTCCCCGATACCGTGCTTAGGACTCTCAAGGGATACGCGGACGAAGTCATCACCCAGCTGATCGACACGGACGAAGACAGCAGGAAAGTGTACGAGTCCTTCATCGCTTTTCGGAAGACGGTAAGCGGCTGGACGGACCTGGGAGAGAAGATCTACTACTCCGGCGCCATGGGGTAA
- a CDS encoding phytanoyl-CoA dioxygenase family protein — MGFSQTEIAQFRARGYLVKAGLLAPGDLGPLTTALSGIVDRGAKKLHGDGKLAGLYENEGFETRLARIYKESEEAGQVIMGMIMGRGGGGFSGEAMLALLRNAKLVDCVSDLIGPDIVGASAYRIRPKIPEYERTEVPWHQDSGYFLPHCDRHLIVTCWIPLVDTTVENGCLYVIPGAHKKGVFRHYTGGHGGYLEIPGDELPENKPIPMEMKLGNVLFMTNLTPHASFVNRSEIVRWSIDLRYQSMDAPNNAEEDPETYTPERDPVTMACYPSEADFVIRDSNRPEREIRTPEAFRELRDRYHEAKPYNPGRGWTRLKDRE; from the coding sequence TTGGGCTTTTCACAGACGGAAATCGCACAGTTCAGAGCGCGGGGATATCTGGTTAAGGCGGGATTGCTGGCGCCGGGTGATCTGGGTCCATTGACAACCGCCTTAAGTGGTATCGTCGATCGTGGAGCGAAGAAACTGCACGGCGACGGTAAATTGGCCGGTCTTTACGAGAACGAGGGCTTCGAGACCCGGCTCGCCCGTATATACAAGGAATCCGAAGAAGCCGGCCAGGTGATCATGGGAATGATTATGGGCCGGGGTGGAGGCGGATTCAGCGGCGAGGCGATGCTGGCCCTGTTGCGGAACGCGAAACTGGTAGACTGTGTTTCAGACCTGATCGGACCGGACATCGTTGGGGCCTCCGCATATCGCATACGTCCCAAGATCCCCGAGTATGAGCGGACGGAAGTGCCGTGGCACCAGGATTCCGGTTACTTCCTGCCCCATTGCGACCGGCACCTGATCGTGACCTGCTGGATCCCCCTGGTCGATACTACTGTGGAAAACGGATGCCTATACGTAATACCTGGCGCTCATAAGAAAGGTGTGTTCCGGCACTACACGGGCGGGCATGGAGGCTACCTGGAGATCCCGGGGGACGAATTGCCGGAGAACAAACCTATTCCCATGGAAATGAAACTGGGTAATGTCCTGTTCATGACCAATCTTACACCCCACGCTTCCTTTGTGAACCGTTCCGAAATCGTTCGCTGGAGCATCGACCTGAGGTATCAGTCCATGGACGCGCCGAACAACGCGGAGGAGGATCCGGAAACGTATACACCGGAAAGGGACCCGGTCACCATGGCCTGTTATCCGAGCGAGGCGGACTTCGTGATCCGGGATTCGAATCGTCCCGAGCGGGAGATCAGGACGCCGGAAGCCTTCAGGGAACTCCGGGACCGCTACCACGAAGCGAAGCCCTATAACCCGGGCAGGGGCTGGACGCGCCTCAAGGACCGGGAATGA
- the ptsP gene encoding phosphoenolpyruvate--protein phosphotransferase, with the protein MSEERRALKGIPASPGIAIGRAFVYNRRFAAIHQRPVPPDKVEEEIERFRGAVDEALNDLTQLQRRIAVDIDQDILKIFRTHQAVLEDPEVVDVTIVRIRREKTNAEYIFDDVMRGWISSYSSIENPFFRERTADFEDVHYRVLAKLTGSARPRIEATEEKIVLVAHSLSPSDTAEIDRDSVCGFITDAGGQTSHTAIVARGLAVPAVVGANIATQEITDGMMIIIDGNTGMVHLDPDPETVGRYEETQSQLSVLEHELQELHDLPAETRDGRRIELSANIELPAELEDVLNHGADGIGLYRTEFLYLVRNELPSEEEQTRTYLDIARRMAPHAVIIRTLDLGADKMPTQMPDEANPALGQRGIRLCLNRPEMFKVQLRAVLRASVEGNVSLMFPMISGVHELRRAKALLDEARDELLTDGVPVGQSMPVGIMVEIPSAALTAHDLAKEVDFFSIGTNDLIQYTVAADRGNSSIASLYNPCHPAVLRLVASIIDAAHDNDIWVGVCGAMAAHPLAACILLGLGVDELSMSPIDIPEIKSLIRSADYQELKTITRDALDLPTSEEIMRFLKPYQPRTELDVSDMLRI; encoded by the coding sequence ATGAGCGAAGAGCGCCGCGCACTGAAAGGCATTCCGGCGTCACCCGGTATCGCCATCGGCCGCGCTTTCGTCTACAATCGCCGTTTCGCCGCCATACACCAGCGCCCGGTTCCTCCCGACAAAGTGGAAGAGGAGATCGAACGATTCAGAGGCGCGGTCGACGAGGCGTTGAACGACCTCACCCAATTGCAGCGCCGTATCGCGGTTGATATCGACCAGGACATCCTGAAGATCTTCCGTACCCACCAGGCAGTGCTCGAGGATCCGGAAGTCGTGGACGTCACCATCGTCCGTATCCGTCGGGAAAAGACCAATGCAGAGTATATTTTCGACGATGTGATGAGAGGATGGATATCCAGTTACTCCTCGATCGAGAATCCGTTCTTCCGTGAAAGGACCGCGGATTTCGAAGACGTGCATTACCGGGTACTGGCGAAACTCACGGGCAGCGCCCGGCCCCGGATCGAAGCCACGGAAGAAAAGATTGTGCTCGTAGCCCACAGCCTGTCCCCTTCAGATACGGCGGAAATCGACCGGGATTCGGTGTGCGGATTCATAACGGACGCCGGAGGCCAGACGTCGCATACGGCGATCGTGGCCCGTGGTCTGGCCGTGCCGGCGGTGGTCGGCGCCAATATCGCCACGCAGGAAATCACCGATGGCATGATGATCATCATCGACGGCAACACCGGGATGGTCCATCTCGACCCGGATCCCGAAACCGTCGGCAGGTACGAGGAAACGCAGTCCCAGTTATCCGTGTTGGAGCATGAATTGCAGGAACTTCATGATCTTCCGGCGGAGACACGGGACGGCAGGCGTATCGAGCTTTCGGCAAACATCGAACTGCCGGCCGAACTCGAAGACGTCTTGAATCATGGCGCGGACGGCATAGGCCTGTATCGTACCGAGTTCCTCTACCTGGTTCGCAACGAGTTACCCTCCGAAGAAGAACAGACCCGAACCTACCTGGATATCGCCCGACGCATGGCGCCCCATGCCGTAATCATACGCACGTTGGATCTCGGGGCGGACAAGATGCCGACGCAGATGCCGGACGAAGCCAATCCCGCCCTCGGCCAGCGGGGTATTCGACTCTGTCTCAATCGTCCGGAAATGTTCAAAGTACAGTTGCGGGCCGTCCTGCGAGCCAGTGTCGAGGGGAACGTAAGCCTCATGTTTCCAATGATTTCCGGAGTACATGAACTGCGACGGGCAAAGGCGCTGCTTGATGAGGCGCGGGATGAATTGCTCACAGACGGGGTGCCTGTCGGTCAATCGATGCCGGTTGGGATCATGGTCGAGATTCCTTCTGCCGCGCTTACAGCCCATGATCTAGCGAAGGAAGTGGACTTTTTCAGTATCGGAACGAACGATCTGATCCAGTATACGGTGGCGGCCGATCGGGGCAATTCGAGTATCGCCTCTCTGTACAATCCGTGCCACCCGGCTGTGCTCCGGCTGGTCGCATCGATTATCGATGCCGCGCACGACAACGATATCTGGGTCGGGGTGTGCGGCGCCATGGCCGCTCATCCGCTGGCGGCCTGCATACTGCTGGGCCTGGGCGTTGACGAACTCAGTATGAGCCCGATCGATATTCCGGAGATCAAGAGCCTGATCCGGTCGGCGGATTACCAGGAGCTCAAGACCATCACGCGCGATGCCCTGGATCTGCCCACGTCGGAAGAGATCATGCGATTCCTGAAACCCTACCAGCCCAGGACTGAGTTGGACGTATCCGACATGCTGCGGATCTGA
- a CDS encoding HPr family phosphocarrier protein, translated as MVRKTVSVKNRKGLHMRPAEQLVRTASMFESEVTLVKDAVPVNGKSIMGVMMLAAEYGSSITVEIEGPDETDALKAITEMFDQDQEA; from the coding sequence TTGGTAAGGAAAACTGTTTCCGTTAAGAACAGAAAGGGTCTGCACATGCGGCCCGCGGAGCAACTGGTCCGCACGGCTTCCATGTTCGAATCGGAAGTCACCCTGGTCAAGGACGCTGTGCCGGTGAACGGAAAGAGCATCATGGGCGTGATGATGCTGGCTGCCGAGTACGGCAGTTCCATCACCGTCGAGATTGAAGGTCCCGATGAAACAGACGCGCTGAAGGCCATAACCGAGATGTTCGACCAGGATCAGGAGGCGTGA
- the hprK gene encoding HPr(Ser) kinase/phosphatase: MKSRALLIKSLVEQVDLKLSPLTGETGLSRKITNAETNRPGLALSGFVDRFSNNRIQILGETELTYLKSLSGEQRRASLVRLFGMGIPCMVITKGMEPPAELTETAERFDTPVLGTTLTTDAFVHSLIEYLEPYFAPMTTVHGALVDVYGVGLLFTGRSGIGKSETALDLVERGHRLVADDVVTAYRMRRGIVMGTSNTITQHFMEIRGVGIIDVTRMFGIRSIRVRKRIEVVVNLEDWNSDGDYERTALDEKTTTLLDAELPYVRIPINPGKNLTVISEVVALRHLLKVVGINPASILNQRVLEVMKEGERVRYRREDYE; encoded by the coding sequence TTGAAATCGCGCGCCCTGCTGATCAAGTCCCTGGTAGAACAGGTCGATCTGAAACTGTCGCCGCTGACGGGTGAAACGGGACTCTCCAGGAAGATAACCAACGCGGAGACGAATCGGCCCGGACTCGCGCTGTCGGGTTTTGTCGACAGGTTTTCCAACAACAGGATTCAGATCCTGGGAGAAACCGAATTAACCTACCTGAAGAGCCTGTCCGGAGAACAGCGGCGTGCGTCGCTGGTCCGGCTGTTCGGTATGGGCATCCCCTGCATGGTCATTACGAAGGGCATGGAGCCGCCGGCGGAACTGACCGAAACCGCCGAGCGGTTCGATACGCCCGTCCTGGGAACCACCCTGACGACGGATGCCTTCGTACACTCGCTGATCGAGTACCTGGAGCCCTATTTCGCGCCGATGACGACGGTACACGGCGCGCTGGTCGACGTCTACGGCGTGGGGCTTCTGTTTACGGGCCGCAGCGGAATCGGCAAAAGCGAGACGGCCCTCGATCTTGTGGAACGCGGCCACAGGCTGGTGGCTGACGATGTGGTGACCGCGTACCGGATGCGGCGCGGCATCGTCATGGGGACGAGCAACACGATAACGCAGCATTTCATGGAAATTCGAGGGGTCGGGATTATCGACGTCACACGCATGTTCGGCATCCGGAGCATCCGCGTACGTAAACGGATAGAAGTCGTGGTGAACCTGGAAGACTGGAACAGCGATGGGGACTACGAACGCACGGCACTCGACGAGAAGACCACGACGTTGCTCGACGCGGAACTGCCCTATGTCCGCATTCCGATCAATCCGGGCAAAAACCTGACCGTAATCTCCGAGGTGGTCGCGCTGCGGCATCTCCTTAAAGTTGTCGGAATAAACCCGGCGTCGATATTGAATCAGCGCGTGCTGGAAGTCATGAAGGAAGGCGAAAGAGTCCGGTACCGCAGGGAAGATTACGAATAG